The following nucleotide sequence is from Roseivirga sp. BDSF3-8.
CCATCATACCCTTTGGAACATTATTAAAAATGACCTCCCCCGTATCCGGGAGATGGTTAATACCGTTAGCGAGAAGTTAAACCGCGAAGAAGACTTCCCCAGTGAACTGGAAGACAGGCCCGAAAAAGGGCTCGAATAAGAAATTGCCAAGTCAGCAAACCTGAAAATCGCAAGCCGGATGCACTAACGTCCGGCTTTCTTCTTTGCGTAAGCCGGTAAACTTTATATTTTTGTGGCAAAATTTTTAACCCGGAAACAATGAGTGTTTTAGTCAATAAAGATTCCAAAGTAATCGTCCAGGGCTTCACCGGTTCCGAAGGTTCCTTCCACTCGGAGCAGATGATCGAGTATGGTACCAACGTAGTCGGAGGGGTAACTCCCGGAAAAGGAGGTCAGACGCACCTCGACCGCCCGGTATTCAATACCGTAAAAGAGGCTGTTGAGAAGGCAGGCGCCGACGTTTCGGTTATTTTTGTTCCCCCTGCTTTTGCTGCGGACGCTATAATGGAAGCCGCCGATGCCGGTATTAAAGTCATCATTGCCATTACCGAAGGTATTCCCGTACAGGACATGGTATCTGCCAAGCAGTACGTGAAGAAACGCGGTGCAACCCTCATTGGACCTAACTGCCCCGGCGTAATCACCCCAGGCGAAGCCAAAGTAGGTATTATGCCAGGCTTTATTCATAAGAAAGGCACCATAGGCATCGTTAGCCGCTCAGGTACGCTTACTTACGAAGCAGTAGATCAGATCACCAAAGCCGGTCTTGGCCAGAGCACATGTATTGGTATAGGCGGTGACCCTGTTATCGGTACCACTACCAAAGAAGCCGTTGAACTACTCATGAACGACCCGGAAACGGAAGGGATCATCATGATTGGTGAGATCGGTGGTAGCATGGAGTCTGAAGCCGCCCGCTGGATCCAGGAAAATGGTACCAAACCTGTGGTAGGATTCATCGCCGGGCAAACAGCCCCTCCTGGTCGCCGTATGGGACATGCCGGAGCCATCATTGGTGGTGCAGATGATACGGCAGAAGCCAAAATGAAGATCATGCGCGAGTGCGGACTTCATGTAGTGGATTCTCCTGCCAATATTGGCGAGACCATGGTCAAAGCCCTCGGAAAATAATTAAGGAAGAAATATCCTCAGTTTCAAGGCCGTCCGCTATGCAGCGGATGGCTTTTTTTGATCTTTTCCCTTATCATTCAGAACATTAAAGGATAATCCGCCGTACTTACCTACTAGTAAGTAAGTATGGAAGATAAGCGTGATACCAAAATTCAGATACTCGATCTGGCCGAAACCCTTATCAAGACCAAGGGCTATTTTGGCTTTAGCTATCGTGATATTGCTACCCAGTTGAATATCCGGAATGCAGCCATCCACTATTATTTTCCTGGTAAAGAAGATTTAGAGCTGGCAGTTATTGAACGGGAGATATCGCGGTTCCGTAAATGGAAAGATGCGATAGACCACAAAGTAAGTTGCGCCGGAAGGCTGGAGGGGTTTATTGGTATCTACAGACACCACCTGAACAATCGTAGCGCTGCCTGCCTGGTAGGAGCTTCCGCCACGGTTTTTTCTATACTGCCCGCCCGCCTCAGAGAAAAGGCCAGAGAGTTGGCCACTGCGCTGCTGTCCTATCTTAAAGCCCTACTCGATGAAGGCCGGGAAACCGGGGAGTTCCAATTTTCAGGAAGTACCGGAGCCAGAGCTTCCCTTATCACTGCCTCACTGGCGGGGGGGCTACAACTCGCCCAGGTACAGGGAGAAGCCTTTTTCCATACCATTGCCAGTGAAATTATTAGCGATCTGACACATTCAAATCAATAAAGTATATGCAACGCCGTGTGGTAATTACAGGAATGGGAGCCATTACCCCCATTGGGTTAACTGTAGAAGATTTTTGGGCCAGCCTGCTGGAAGGTAAAAGCGGAGCCGCCCCTATCACCAGGTTTGATCCCGAGCACTTTAAAACAAAGTTTGCCTGTGAGCTCAAGCAATTTGATGCACAGGATTACCTTGACCGCAATGAGGTACGCAAAAACGATCCCTTTGTGCAGTATGGTCTCATTGTGGCAGGACAAGCCATAGCCAATGCAGGCCTTGATCTGGACAAGACAGACCGCTACCGCACCGGTGTAATCTGGGGTAGCGGAAATGGCGGTATCCATACTTTCGAAGAGCAGGTAAGCGAGTTTGCCACAGGTACCGGCGTACCCCGCTTCAATCCATTTTTCATCCCTAAGATACTGGTGAACATGGCGTCAGGCATGATCTCCATCAAATTCGGGCTCAAAGGGATCAATTATACCACCGTGTCCGCCTGTGCTACCGGCACCTCCGCCATTATGGATGCCTTTAATTACATCCGGTGGGGTCAGGCAGATATTATGCTTGCCGGTGGCTCTGAAGCCCCTATTACCAAAGCCTCCATTGGTGGCTTCAATGCCCTCAAAGCCCTGTCCACCCGGAATGAAGAGGCCCAAACCGCCTCAAGACCCTTCGATGTCACACGCGATGGTTTTGTAATGGGAGAGGGGGGAGGCGCCTTGGTGCTGGAGGAGCTGGAGCATGCCCGTGCCCGCGGGGCTCACATTATAGCAGAAGTTGTCGGCTGCGCTCAAACATCAGATGCCTATCACATGACCGCCGTCCACCCCGAAGGCGAAGGCGCAAAAAGAGGCATGCAGCTTGCCCTGCAGGATGCAGGCCTGAAGGCATCTGATGTCGATTACCTCAACGCCCACGCCACCTCTACGCCACTTGGAGATATTGGAGAACTTAAAGCCATCCAGTCCGTATTCTCCGGCAATGAAAAGCTGAATGTGAGTGCCACCAAAAGCATGACCGGCCACCTGCTTGGGGCCGCAGGAGCTATAGAGGCCATTACCTGCATACAGGCCATTCGCCATGGGGCCGTTCCTCCTACAGCCAATACCAGTCAGCCAGATGATGAAATTCCGGCGGGCCTTGATCTGACCCTTGGTAAAAGCGTGCAGAAACCTGTAAAAGTCGCTATGAGCAATACCTTTGGTTTTGGCGGACATAATGCCATTGCCCTATTCAAAGCATTTGAGAACTGAAAAAATTATGAATAAAGCACTGGATTTTCTTACCTCCCATATCGGGACTGAAATTACCAAGAGTCCCTCACCATTCGGAAACTGGCTTGGTGGCACCATCATATCCGCTGAAGCAGGGGAGGTAGTGCGCGAGTTTATCGTGAGAAGCGACATGCTGAACCCCCTGGGGACCCTGCATGGAGGGGTAACGGCCGCTATGATGGATGATGTTCTCGGTATGACCGTGTATTCCCTCAATCAACCAAACGTGCAGGTAACAGTAAACCTCAATGTAGATTATTTTCTGCCGGCCCGGGCAGGTGATGTGCTCAGAGTAAAAGGAGAGGTGGTCAGAGATGGCAGGAGACTCATTAATGCCTTTGTCAACGTTTATAACGAAGACGAAAGATTAGTGGCCCGCGGTACATCCAATCTTATGAAAAGCGAAATGCCCGTAAGATAGTTAAGTAAGAAAATATAACTACAACTATCGTGAAGATTGCTTTTTTCAATACCAAGTCCTACGACCAGGCCTACTTCGATAAGGCCAATGAGGCGTTTGATATTCCTATCAATTATTTCGAGACCTCACTTAATGCCGATACAGCCACCCTCGCCCGGGAGCATGAAGCAGTTTGCGTTTTTGTGAATGACACAGTAGATGCTGAAGTTATCGAAAAGCTCGCTGAAGGGGGCACCAAGGTCATCCTGCTCAGAAGTGCAGGCTTCAATCATATAGATATAGAAGCCGCAGAAAAGCATAAAGTTACCTTGCTACGCGTACCTGCCTACTCTCCTCATGCTGTGGCCGAGCATGCATTAGCACTTATAATGACCCTGAACCGGAAAACCCACAAGGCCTATAACCGTGTCAGGGAGAACAACTTTTCCCTTGAGCGTCTCACCGGGTTTGATCTGTACGGAAAGAAAGTCGGCGTAATAGGCACCGGTAAGATCGGCGCTATCTTCGCCCGGAATATGCAGGGCCTGGGCTGCGAGGTGGTGGCATTTGATCCCTACCCGGATGATGAACTTGAAAAGCAAGGAGTAAAATACCTGGAATTGGATGAGCTCTTTGGAGAAGTAGATATTATTTCATTGCACACACCTCTCAATGATAAGACCCATCACATCATCAACAGTCATGCGGTATCTCTGATGAAAAAGGGCGTCATGATCATTAATACCAGCCGGGGAGCCCTTATTGATACCAAGGCAGTTATAAAGGGCCTTAAAGACGGGCACATTGGCTATTTGGGTATTGATGTGTATGAACAGGAAGAGCAACTTTTCTTCAAAGACCTTTCCGAAACCATTATACCTGATGATATGATTGCACGGCTGATGAGCTTTCCTAATGTCCTCGTTACCGCCCATCAGGCATTCTTCACTGCGGAGGCACTGACAGAAATTGCTCACACCACCCTCCAAAACTTACAGGATTTTGCCGATGAAAAAAGCGATCTGCCCAACGAGGTAAAACGTTGATATAGCTTTTGGTACAAGGTTTGCCGTACTTTGGGAAAATAGTTAAGATATGGCTTTAAGACCCCTGCTTTCCGTTTTTCTCCTTTGCATACTGCTAGGCTCAGTTGCCCCCGCTGCCAGGGCACAGTATCATCAGCAGT
It contains:
- the sucD gene encoding succinate--CoA ligase subunit alpha, translated to MSVLVNKDSKVIVQGFTGSEGSFHSEQMIEYGTNVVGGVTPGKGGQTHLDRPVFNTVKEAVEKAGADVSVIFVPPAFAADAIMEAADAGIKVIIAITEGIPVQDMVSAKQYVKKRGATLIGPNCPGVITPGEAKVGIMPGFIHKKGTIGIVSRSGTLTYEAVDQITKAGLGQSTCIGIGGDPVIGTTTKEAVELLMNDPETEGIIMIGEIGGSMESEAARWIQENGTKPVVGFIAGQTAPPGRRMGHAGAIIGGADDTAEAKMKIMRECGLHVVDSPANIGETMVKALGK
- a CDS encoding TetR/AcrR family transcriptional regulator, whose translation is MEDKRDTKIQILDLAETLIKTKGYFGFSYRDIATQLNIRNAAIHYYFPGKEDLELAVIEREISRFRKWKDAIDHKVSCAGRLEGFIGIYRHHLNNRSAACLVGASATVFSILPARLREKARELATALLSYLKALLDEGRETGEFQFSGSTGARASLITASLAGGLQLAQVQGEAFFHTIASEIISDLTHSNQ
- the fabF gene encoding beta-ketoacyl-ACP synthase II, with translation MQRRVVITGMGAITPIGLTVEDFWASLLEGKSGAAPITRFDPEHFKTKFACELKQFDAQDYLDRNEVRKNDPFVQYGLIVAGQAIANAGLDLDKTDRYRTGVIWGSGNGGIHTFEEQVSEFATGTGVPRFNPFFIPKILVNMASGMISIKFGLKGINYTTVSACATGTSAIMDAFNYIRWGQADIMLAGGSEAPITKASIGGFNALKALSTRNEEAQTASRPFDVTRDGFVMGEGGGALVLEELEHARARGAHIIAEVVGCAQTSDAYHMTAVHPEGEGAKRGMQLALQDAGLKASDVDYLNAHATSTPLGDIGELKAIQSVFSGNEKLNVSATKSMTGHLLGAAGAIEAITCIQAIRHGAVPPTANTSQPDDEIPAGLDLTLGKSVQKPVKVAMSNTFGFGGHNAIALFKAFEN
- a CDS encoding PaaI family thioesterase, producing the protein MNKALDFLTSHIGTEITKSPSPFGNWLGGTIISAEAGEVVREFIVRSDMLNPLGTLHGGVTAAMMDDVLGMTVYSLNQPNVQVTVNLNVDYFLPARAGDVLRVKGEVVRDGRRLINAFVNVYNEDERLVARGTSNLMKSEMPVR
- a CDS encoding 2-hydroxyacid dehydrogenase, producing the protein MKIAFFNTKSYDQAYFDKANEAFDIPINYFETSLNADTATLAREHEAVCVFVNDTVDAEVIEKLAEGGTKVILLRSAGFNHIDIEAAEKHKVTLLRVPAYSPHAVAEHALALIMTLNRKTHKAYNRVRENNFSLERLTGFDLYGKKVGVIGTGKIGAIFARNMQGLGCEVVAFDPYPDDELEKQGVKYLELDELFGEVDIISLHTPLNDKTHHIINSHAVSLMKKGVMIINTSRGALIDTKAVIKGLKDGHIGYLGIDVYEQEEQLFFKDLSETIIPDDMIARLMSFPNVLVTAHQAFFTAEALTEIAHTTLQNLQDFADEKSDLPNEVKR